The genomic interval CTCATCCCCGCGGAGCTCTGGCGCCGGGCCCAGGTCATGGGCTACCGCTTTCTGGGCATCACCGACCACGTGGACGCGTCCAACTTCGAGATGGTCTTTGCCCATCTTAAGGCCGCGGCCCAGAGCCTCAATAACAGCGCACCCCCTTATCTCATCCCCGGCCTGGAGTTCACCCATCTGCCCCCGGCTTTGATCGGCCCCTTAACCGCCAAGGCCCGGGCCCTGGGCGTGCCCCTCATCGTTATCCACGGTGAGACCCTGGCCGAACCCGTGGCCCCGGGGACCAACCTCGCGGCCCTGGAGGCGGACATCGACATCCTGGCCCACCCCGGCCTGATTACCTTGGAAGAAGCCGCGCTGGCCCGAGAAAAGGACATCTTTCTGGAGATTTCCGCGCGCAAAGGCCACTGCCTGGCTAACGGCCACGTAGCCCGGATGGCCCTGGAAGTGGGCGCTTCCCTCATCGTCGACACCGACAGCCACGCGCCCGGGGACCTCATTTTCCGGCAGCACGCGGAACGCATCGCCCGGGGCGCGGGCCTCACCGACACCGAAATCCAAACCCTCTTCACCAACGCCGAATCCCTGGCCCGCCGGTTAGCGGGCGTGTAGGGATGAAAAGATTTGGGGGAACCCCACTTTTTTAGAAAAAGTGAGGTTCCCCCAAACCCCCTCCTGGAAAAATATAAATTTTATGGCCATGTAGGGTGCGCCCTGCGCACCATTTTCCGTTTTATGCTTGCATCTTAGTTTCTGGTGCTGTCTTTTCTAAATAACTTAGCACAAAATCAACCCATCTTTGATACCAATACCAAGTTTTACTTACCATAATACCATATCCTTTTGATGGATTCTTGGCATCCTCCGCCTGCCATAATAAAGCATGTTGTCTTATATTGAAGCTCTTAAATCCAGCATCTACGGCAATTTTGACTACTTCGCTTGGCAAGAATTTTGGTCTTTCAACTTCTTGTTTAACCCAGTACTCCTTTGCAATATTTTGAGCTAACTCCGATTTTGGGTCAATAAATTCAAATACTCTGTCTGCTTGACCCGGCTTGCCTGCCAATTTTTTTGTAAAATTAATTCGGTAGGAGTATCTATCGCTATCAAATTCTCCTTGAGATAGAGAATTATCAAACTGAGCGATATATGCCTTAATTGAGTTGGGTATTGATAGCTTTGTGTCAGCAAAACTTTCTGCTTGTTGAAAAGTTAGCTCAGCAAACTGAATGCTATAAGATAGATTTTCATCAAGACCATATTTTTCACCGAAAAGATGTTTGAGATAATAATTATAATTTAATGCACAAGCTTGATATCTTCCTGATAAATAGGTATCCAATTCAACTGCCTGTTTGTGAACAATCTGATCCCTTAGTCCTATTAAAAAATATAAATTGTTTTTAGTATCTTTGTCTAAGGGACATTTTTCATAACGGAGACATCTCGATAGTTCCCAATATTTATATTGACCTTCTAGTTTTTCAAATTTTCTGCGCTTTTTAACGGTTTGAAAATAACGATATTCAATTTTCTGGGACCTATAATACGCATGTAAAAGGTATGTCCATGCGATATTCATAAGTACTATATAATTTTCTGTTTTGAAGACGATCAAAGGATTATTATATATCTGGATCGCCGCAAGGGCAGCTTCTCTTGAACTCCGAATTAGTTGAAGTTTCCGAGAATATATTGACCTTTTCTTCTTTATCATTTCCCTTCTCGCTTTTTCCTAAAAGTTTTTAGAAAATGTTTAAGCGTTAAAGATCATTTCCACCACTTTTCACAAGATATCATGGCCCAAAAATCACTGTTAGTCAAGCGTTCCTAATTCTATTATATAATTGACTTATTAAGGCAATTTCCATAAGTTAGGATCGTGACGATCGATGTAAAATTATGGTTAAAGCACAAAAGCTTAGCCATCCTGGATTTTTTCCTCCCCCGGCTCTGTCTTTTTTGCGGCGGGGTGGTGGCGGAGGAGGCGGGGGCCGCGGTTTGTCCGGATTGTGAAGGGACCATCGAGTGGGTGGAGAGCCCGGTCTGCCCTTGCTGCGGTTTGATGTTCCCTGTCCGGGAGGGGGAGGACCGGCTCTGCGGTTCCTGCCAGACGGACCCGCCGCGTTTTGCCCGGGCCCGGGCCGCCGCGGTCTATGAGGGGCCGGTGGCCAAGGCCGTCACCCGCTTCAAGTTCGGCCGGCAGATGGCCTATCTGCCGGTGATGCAGCACTGGCTGCAAGTCCCCAGGTGTGCGGAACTGGCGGCGGACGCGGACCTCCTGGTCCCCGTGCCCCTGCACCCCCGGCGCTTGCAGCACCGGGGATTCAACCAGGCCCTGCTCCTGGCCCGGGCCTTCCCGGAGGCCGAGATAGGACGGGAAACCCTGGCCCGGGTGCGCTACACCGTGCCCCAGGTCGGCCTCAACCCCAAGGAGCGCCGGGACAACGTGCGCCGGGCCTTTGCCGTGCCCCGGCCCGAAGAAGTCAAAGGCAAGAACGTCCTCCTGGTGGACGATCTCTACACCACCGGGGCCACGGTCCGGGAATGCGCCCGGGTGCTCAGGCGGGCCGGGGCCAAGCGGGTGGAGGTCCTCACCGTGGCGAGGGTGAAGCATGAATGATTTTCACCACAAAGACACCAAGGCACAAAGGGCCACAAAGAAATGATTAAAATAATTGTGCCGCAAGGCGGCACAATTATTTTATTTTTTTCCTTTGTGAATCTTTGTGTCTTGGTGTCTTTGTGGTAAAAAATCTT from Planctomycetota bacterium carries:
- a CDS encoding ComF family protein: MQHRGFNQALLLARAFPEAEIGRETLARVRYTVPQVGLNPKERRDNVRRAFAVPRPEEVKGKNVLLVDDLYTTGATVRECARVLRRAGAKRVEVLTVARVKHE
- a CDS encoding DUF3644 domain-containing protein, producing MKKKRSIYSRKLQLIRSSREAALAAIQIYNNPLIVFKTENYIVLMNIAWTYLLHAYYRSQKIEYRYFQTVKKRRKFEKLEGQYKYWELSRCLRYEKCPLDKDTKNNLYFLIGLRDQIVHKQAVELDTYLSGRYQACALNYNYYLKHLFGEKYGLDENLSYSIQFAELTFQQAESFADTKLSIPNSIKAYIAQFDNSLSQGEFDSDRYSYRINFTKKLAGKPGQADRVFEFIDPKSELAQNIAKEYWVKQEVERPKFLPSEVVKIAVDAGFKSFNIRQHALLWQAEDAKNPSKGYGIMVSKTWYWYQRWVDFVLSYLEKTAPETKMQA
- a CDS encoding histidinol phosphate phosphatase domain-containing protein, encoding LIPAELWRRAQVMGYRFLGITDHVDASNFEMVFAHLKAAAQSLNNSAPPYLIPGLEFTHLPPALIGPLTAKARALGVPLIVIHGETLAEPVAPGTNLAALEADIDILAHPGLITLEEAALAREKDIFLEISARKGHCLANGHVARMALEVGASLIVDTDSHAPGDLIFRQHAERIARGAGLTDTEIQTLFTNAESLARRLAGV